A genome region from Cucurbita pepo subsp. pepo cultivar mu-cu-16 chromosome LG02, ASM280686v2, whole genome shotgun sequence includes the following:
- the LOC111788452 gene encoding cation/H(+) antiporter 24-like, whose translation MVRFFHLPSRFAQYDNWRNFTALDLRHIQRLQVVGGLTSFKDATPAATAPVACRLNHPRTPGIFYGANPLDDSFSALILDISFVILLIHIIHLLLRPFHQPKIVSQILGGFIIGPSVLGHNKNFRHQMFPEDISFLLSNIGLIGFMYFLFISGVKTDLSLTKKSGKKEFFIASFSVIVPLILNITFALLIRKTMNKSLAKFSSIGAITSSLAITAFPVVHPILHELNLLSSEVGRMSMSVSIISDAVGINALVAFEAAIQGEVEWKSSIWYLISLFVLVGFIVVCVRRVMRWVVRRTPEGQAVEQGFIVAILLAVLVMGFLTDLFGIAILNGPLWLGMAIPDGPPLGSTLVERSETIISELLLPFSFAFVGLCTDVFQMVNAGWSNLAPLFFLALAGHFFKFGSTLVASLFFQLPLRDSLAVSLIMCLRGQVEIVLLIHWIDKKIITIPEFTMMILMTVAVTSIATPLISLLYDPTRPYMINKRRTIQHLPPGKELRVVLCIEGQENVAALVNLLDMSNPTTSSPFSIYALHLIELVGRAAPVFIDHKKCKIPSKYTASDSIHNALRIYEEARGELVKLHTYTAVAPKRSMNQDICELALIKKTNLIVLPFGRPSRGDSTVGLHQVNKSVLEHAPCSVGILVDKCNLHSPVVGQSFWNSAQQFAVLFLGGADAREALAYADRILGNEDVCVSVVRFLSHNSRGDNEFEKKLDDGMVTWFWVKNETNERVIYREVVVRNGAETIAAIQSMNDDSYDLVIVGRKRGVNPVLLEGLSNWSQDNELGIIGDYVSSEDFGAAASVLVVQQQVLRGQSHFSSGICEKFRFDFR comes from the exons ATGGTAAGGTTTTTTCACCTACCTTCTCGCTTTGCCCAATATGACAATTGGCGCAATTTCACCGCCCTCGATCTCCGCCACATCCAGAGACTCCAGGTCGTCGGCGGCCTCACCAGCTTCAAAGACGCCACACCTGCCGCCACCGCCCCCGTCGCCTGCCGACTCAACCACCCTAGAACTCCCGGCATCTTCTACGGCGCAAACCCACTCGATGATTCCTTCTCCGCTTTGATTTTGGACATTTCCTTCGTAATTCTCCTCATTCATATCATCCATTTGCTCCTCCGCCCCTTCCACCAGCCCAAAATCGTCTCCCAAATCCTC GGTGGTTTCATCATTGGGCCATCAGTTCTCGGCCACAACAAGAATTTCCGGCACCAGATGTTCCCGGAGGACATCAGTTTTTTGTTAAGCAACATCGGGTTAATCGGTTTCATGTATTTCCTGTTCATCTCGGGAGTTAAAACAGATCtttcattaacaaaaaaatcgGGCAAAAAGGAGTTTTTCATTGCATCATTCAGCGTAATTGTTCCATTAATCTTGAACATTACATTTGCTTTACTCATCCGTAAAACCATGAACAAATCCTTAGCCAAATTCTCCTCAATTGGAGCCATAACATCTTCCTTAGCCATCACTGCCTTCCCCGTCGTCCACCCAATTCTCCACGAGCTTAACCTTCTAAGCTCCGAGGTGGGTCGGATGTCGATGTCGGTATCGATAATCAGCGACGCAGTCGGCATCAACGCGCTGGTCGCGTTCGAGGCCGCCATACAAGGAGAAGTTGAATGGAAGAGCTCAATTTggtatttgatttctttgtttgttttggtggGGTTTATAGTGGTGTGTGTTAGAAGGGTAATGCGTTGGGTTGTGAGGCGAACCCCTGAAGGGCAGGCTGTGGAGCAAGGGTTCATTGTGGCGATTTTGTTGGCGGTTTTGGTGATGGGGTTCTTGACGGATTTGTTTGGGATAGCGATTCTTAATGGTCCGCTTTGGTTGGGTATGGCTATACCTGATGGGCCACCGTTGGGGTCTACGTTGGTTGAGAGGAGTGAGACCATAATATCTGAGCTTTTGTTGCCGTTTTCGTTTGCGTTTGTTGGGCTTTGTACTGATGTTTTTCAAATGGTTAATGCTGGTTGGTCCAACTTGGCGCCACTGTTTTTCTTGGCTTTGGCTGgtcatttcttcaaatttggtTCCACTTTGGTGGCCTCGCTTTTCTTTCAGCTGCCGCTTAGAGATAGCCTTGCGGTTAGCCTTATCATGTGCTTGAGAGGCCAAGTCGAAATTGTTCTCCTCATTCATTGGATTGACAAAAAG ATAATAACTATACCAGAGTTCACCATGATGATACTCATGACAGTAGCAGTGACAAGCATAGCAACGCCACTGATAAGCTTGCTCTACGATCCCACAAGGCCATATATGATCAACAAAAGGAGAACCATCCAGCATTTACCGCCAGGGAAAGAGCTGCGCGTTGTGTTGTGCATTGAAGGCCAAGAGAACGTAGCTGCACTGGTGAACTTGCTGGACATGTCGAACCCGACGACGAGCAGCCCGTTCTCTATTTACGCGCTGCATCTTATTGAGCTGGTGGGTCGAGCTGCCCCTGTCTTCATTGATCACAAGAAGTGTAAGATTCCTTCTAAGTACACTGCCTCTGACTCCATCCATAATGCTCTTCGTATCTACGAGGAGGCTCGAGGTGAGCTCGTGAAGTTGCATACTTACACCGCTGTGGCGCCTAAACGATCCATGAACCAGGATATTTGTGAGCTTGCTTTGATTAAGAAGACCAATCTCATTGTCCTCCCTTTTGGCAG GCCGTCGAGGGGAGATTCAACTGTGGGGTTGCATCAAGTGAACAAGAGCGTACTAGAACACGCTCCATGTTCGGTCGGAATCCTCGTCGACAAGTGCAATCTCCACAGCCCAGTGGTCGGACAATCCTTCTGGAACTCAGCGCAGCAATTCGCCGTTCTATTTCTAGGAGGAGCAGACGCACGAGAAGCACTCGCTTACGCCGACAGAATCCTCGGCAATGAAGACGTGTGCGTGTCGGTGGTTCGCTTCCTATCACACAATTCAAGAGGCGACAACGAGTTCGAGAAGAAGCTAGACGACGGCATGGTGACATGGTTCTGGGTTAAGAACGAGACCAACGAGCGAGTGATTTACAGAGAAGTGGTGGTGAGAAATGGAGCAGAGACAATCGCAGCCATTCAATCAATGAACGATGATTCTTATGATCTTGTGATCGTGGGAAGAAAACGAGGGGTCAACCCTGTGTTGCTTGAAGGGCTGTCCAATTGGAGCCAAGACAATGAATTGGGTATCATTGGAGATTATGTGTCCTCCGAGGATTTTGGAGCCGCCGCTTCTGTGTTGGTCGTGCAGCAGCAAGTTTTGAGAGGCCAAAGCCATTTTTCTTCTGGGATTTGTGAGaagtttaggtttgattttcGATAG
- the LOC111787678 gene encoding uncharacterized protein LOC111787678 yields MTYSLALPSTISLKKLPPNASSSFRASASFMGFRNGFRSSTGANFLIPRVFMSDSVRSQTVNDDSLFLDYKPTFAFLFPGQGAQAVGMGKESQSVPAAADLFKTANDILGFDLLDVCTNGPKEKLDSAIISQPAIYVTSLAAVELLRARDGGQQIIDSVDVTCGLSLGEYAALTFAGAFSFEDGLRLVKLRGEAMQAAADSAQCGMVSIIGLDADKVQQLCDSANQEVDEAGRVQIANFLCPGHYVVSGGLKGVEVVEAKAKSFKARKTVRLAVAGAPHTSFMEPAVSRLEAALAATDIRTPRIPIISNVDAQPHADPDTMKKLLARHVTCPVQWETTLKTLLNKGLKKSYELGPGKIIAGIVKRMDKSADIENIGAS; encoded by the exons ATGACCTATTCTCTCGCTCTCCCCTCCACAATTTCTCTGAAGAAGTTGCCTCCCAATGCTTCCTCCTCTTTCAGGGCCTCCGCCTCCTTCATGGGCTTCAGAAATGGATTCCGAAGCTCTACTGGTGCAAACTTCTTGATACCTAGGGTTTTTATGAGCGATTCTGTTCGATCGCAGACGGTGAATGATGATTCATTGTTCTTGGATTATAAGCCCACTTTTGCTTTTCTGTTCCCTGGTCAG GGTGCACAAGCTGTGGGAATGGGAAAGGAATCTCAAAGCGTTCCTGCTGCAGCTGACTTGTTCAAGACAGCTAATGATATTTTAGG GTTTGATCTTCTTGATGTCTGCACTAATGGGCCAAAGGAAAAACTAGATTCAGCTATTATAAGTCAG CCAGCAATCTACGTCACAAGTCTAGCTGCAGTTGAGCTACTTCGTGCTCGTGATGGAGGCCAACAAATAATTGACTCTGTTGATGTCACTTGTGGTCTAAGCTTGGGCGAGTACGCCGCATTAACATTTGCAGGGGCTTTCAG CTTTGAGGATGGACTCAGGCTGGTCAAGTTAAGGGGGGAGGCAATGCAG GCAGCTGCTGATAGTGCACAATGTGGCATGGTGAGTATCATAGGATTGGACGCAGACAAGGTTCAGCAACTCTGTGATTCAGCTAACCAAGAAGTCGATGAAGCCGGCAGAGTTCAGATAGCCAATTTCCTCTGTCCT GGACATTATGTTGTATCAGGAGGTCTAAAAGGAGTAGAAGTCGTTGAAGCTAAGGCAAAGTCATTCAAAGCTCGAAAGACG GTTCGGCTAGCTGTGGCGGGGGCGCCCCATACTAGCTTCATGGAACCTGCTGTTTCGAGATTAGAAGCTGCACTTGCTGCTACTGATATCAGAACGCCCAGAATACCAATAATCTCCAATGTTGATGCACAGCCCCACGCAGATCCTGACACAATGAAGAAACTATTGGCACGCCAT GTGACTTGTCCTGTTCAGTGGGAAACAACACTGAAAACTCTTCTCAACAAGGGGCTGAAAAAGAGCTATGAATTGGGTCCTGGAAAG ATTATAGCTGGGATTGTGAAGAGAATGGATAAAAGTGCTGATATTGAGAATATTGGAGCTTCATGA